CGAATGAAGCGAGCCAAGTCTTTTTCATGGGAATTGGAGATGCATATCTGGGTCTCGTAGATCTTCTAAGTCATAATGGTAAGTTGTACCGCAGAGCAACATCCTCAGTCTAGAGACAATCGCTAACGTCACAAGAAAACTGCACCGATCCAGGGAGCAGAGTCGAATGCCTGATCGGTTTCGTTGCAGAGACAACTATCCAGTCGATCAAACGAGCGGCGGATGACTTTATTTCGACTTGGTACTATGAGGTGAGCAGGCTCTAACCCGCGGCATTGTCTCAGCTGACAGTCATAGCACTCTATGATCTTTGTAAAGGACAGCCACTTCGTCTGGGATCCAAGCCGCCAACGCAAAGTGCGTAAGAAGCTCGGCAATCTTCGCAAGTCGCCCAAGGATACGCTAGACGAAATGCTCGAAGAGCACTTGGAGGAAGTGCAAACTATGTTATTGCGGAAGAAGAGCGAGTTGGACGAAATGAGTGACCTTTCCAGTCGTACTGACGACGGACCGCAGGCCATGGACACAGAACTCCGAAGTCCGCCTCTTCCAAGCGCATCTCAAACGCCTAAGCGTTTCGAGGCCGGTGGTAGACAAGAGAATGCATCAAGGCTTCTCAAGAGTCCGAAGTTGCCCCCGGTTGGTATGTTTGGCGTCACTCCGAAGAGTCCGGTCAAACGGTGACCTTTCTGAGCCGCTCCTGAAAGGCGGCGCCGTTCGCGAGTCGACGTTTGTTTCCATGGCACGGCGTTTCTGTGCTATCCCGGCACGCGGTCGCATTTCTAGCACACATGTCATCTCTTTTCCTGCATACTATGGCGGCGAGGCTGGGTCGTTTATGTTTTGAATACCAGCATTGGATTGTCTTAGCCTGTAGAAGACAACCGCTTTCTTCAGACCACATGTGCCCCAAGCAAGCCCTTCTGACGCATACTGTGACCCTTTCGCTGAATCCTGGGAGAGATGCCAATCACTATGTAGGCGCTGGCGGGATGCAGAATCTTAGTACACGCCTCCGCACGAGACGGCTTGTATGCTCGTCGCTTGCTGATAAAGATTTTCCGTCGCACCATCCCCGCGCTCGCTTGCAAGCCGTCTAACACGACCTCACGCCACACGCATCGCAAGGCTATCTTGGGCGTAAGAAGAGCATGCTGAGCCAAGCCACGGACGCGCCAAGATGACGTGCCCGCTTCCTTTACTGGGTCTCTAAATAGCACTAGGCTTACCAAAGTTTGGCGCCTCAGCAACCTCAAAGCTCATTCCCTGACGCCAGCTCAGCTCCACTCCACCTTCCTGCTCGCGCGGAGAGACAATCTATTTCGCATTACCGGTACATCTGCGAACAGCCTGTATTGATACCAGGAATGAATCCTGGGAACCATTCTTCTGGTAACTCCAGGCAAGTCGAAAAGCATGGAGAACTAATTTCGCGCCAGCACTGCATCAGGTTGAGGAGAAAAGCTGTCAATATGCATTCACTAGGCTGTGTAGTAGCACTGCAGGTGGCGCCAATATCCATGGATGTCACACGTATCCATCAGCACTAAGGCACTGTCCAGCATATCCAACCCTCCTTCTTATTTCCTAATCATACCTCACTTCCCGCCCCATGTTATTTGTCGGTATTTCCTGTGTACAGTTACTGCGCCTTGACTGTGCCGTAGGATGGTTGCGTCTGCGTTATCAACAATAGCGGTAATGATGATTGGAGAGTGAGGCCAGCAGTGACTACATGTGGTGGTGGATAAGGGAAGGTGGTCTAAACTGCGGCTGTGGGGGCTGAAATTTAGCGTTATGGCTTTTTGCCAACATGCGAAGTGATCTCTTAAGTGGATGTTCAGCTGTCTAGCTTGTTTTCGCCTGTTTCGTTTTCCCAATTGCCAGCCCGTCGTCCTACTGGAATATATTGCTCTTCACCGAGAACCGGGATCGGGAACAGATTGACTTGAACACCGCCAGCCTGACTCTGGCATACAGGCTACTGAAGAGCTTTTTAATATATCTTACACACCTTACTCTAGCGGTCGACGATGAGACGCTCGTGGAACGCGAGGCTGGCAACGATAGTCGTTGCCAGTCAGCTTTTCATCCCAACGACTGTCGCACAAGGGATTGCTACTTCATTAGCCGCTGGTGGCTCATCGGTATTGCCTACCACTATAACTGCTGCGCCGTCAGGCTCAGCATCGACACCAAAGCCTTCATCTGAGCCAAAGGTCCACACAATTACAGCTGGCGCCGGAGGCTTCAAGTTCACACCACAAGAGATCAGTAACGTCTCTGTCGGCGACATCGTTACATGGGAGTTCTTTCCGCCTGACCATTCCGTCGCGAGAGCAGAGTTCGGAGCAGCATGTATGCCCTACGAGGATACTGGAAGGGACAAAGTAGGATTTTGGTCCGGGACACAGTGGGTGAATAACACAAATGAGGTTTGTTTCTCTTCAAATCACCCGGCGTACGCTAACTTTCACCTAGCTTACATATTTCAACGTGACCATCAATTCAACTGAGCCTATATTCTTCTACTGCGCGGCACCAAAATCTTGCACAGACCAGCATATGGTTGGTGTCATCAATCCCAACTCGACACAAACGCTCGCGTCGCAAGTACATGCCGCAGCACAAGCAGACTTTCAAATAGAACCTGGTCAACCAATACCTCCCGAAGCATCGTCAATTCTCTCCAATCCGTTAACGCCAACTAGTACTTCCGCACCTGATAATGGTAGCAGTGGAGGAGGTGGCCACGCACTATCTACAGGCGCCATTGTTGGTATAGCAGTCGGAGGTGCCGCCTTCCTGATTCTTTGCGCCgcgctcttcttcttcgtcggCCGCTCCAAGACTCTCAAGGAAACGATCAGACGCCAAGATGCTACGAACAACCCCCATGACCCACATATGAGCCAGCAATACGGCTCAAACTACGGTGACGGTGGACTTGCATCACCTGGATTCCAGCAAGCGGGTTCTGGCTATGCTACGCCGCCGCCAGGACAATATGCTGATCATAGATTCGGCTCTCCGCCACCACCGCAGTATGGACAACATAGTGTGGGGGAGCAATATCCGAGCGGATGGACGAGCCCGGGACCGCACCATGGACATTTGAGCACAATGAGCAGTATGAGTGGAATGAGTCAACAACAGTAAGTATCACCAAGCGACCGCTACGATCATTCTGCATGGGGAGAAGTGATGAGTCTCTGTCAGGTGGAGACTTAAAAACAACGCTTACAATATCTATAGACTTGATCAAATAAAACACGCACAAATGAACACGCAGCCGGTAGTGGCAGAATTAAATAGTCCGCCGATGGGACAACAAGGTTTCTCGGCCGAACTAGAGGCACCCAATCGAGACAAAACGGGGAGGTGAATGGGTTGAGTGTGTTTTGTTTCAGTAAATGGTTTTCGGGAAGATGTGGGATACCTTTTCTGGAGTATTGGGAGGCGTTTCGGCTTACTTTCACTATACACCTTGATACGATGAAGGTCGCCATGTTTCTCTAGGCACCCTGCATACCATAGTAACACTACCGAATAATTTTATACCATACAATACTTGAGTACCCCCCAGGCTAGCCTATGTTGTAAAGTATAACACAGGATACGTAGTCTTGTGCACAGCAGGTGGCAGGTGCTACACTCTGAAGAGCTGACGCGTTGCACTGGAAGAGAACTCAGCGAGTTTGACCGATGAAATGCGTGGTAGTTCTGGTTTAGGGAAGAGATTTCGTGAGACAGTCGAGGCGGGGGACGACTTGGAGTATGATAGATGCTTGACTTGATCGCCGCTTCGGAGTCACCATGATGCACAGTAGCAGCTGATCGATCACAAATACGTTGAAAAACCGGTGATACTGCAACTATCCCGATGCAGTACACGATAGCACAGCGTGTTTGCTTGGTCCAGACGGCCGTATGTATACGCATCGGCCCTTCTTAGTCAAAGGTCACCGAGGGGACGGACCGGCATCTAGACGTCGTCGAGTGAGAGGGTGGTATTGACCAACGTGCTTCGGCTACGTGCGGCTAGCGGCAGTTCCACTATCAGGGTCTCTAGTGCTAGGGCTATCGCGGATTCGCGGACAGATAACAGAAGTGCCGCGGATTAGCTAATGAGGCTGAACGTCTATATGTCGTCACTGCTGACGGTGAAATCGTGCAGTGAAGGAGATATAGTCGCTAGGTAGACAGGATACTTGAGACACATCAAGGTCATGGTTTGGTGATATACAGGTTGAAAGACAGTGGTAGGGGACGAACAAGGTCCTGCAGGTGGCTTCATAATGGTTCGGTCAAGATGGACCGGTAGGCCAGTCGCAGTACAAGCACACAAAGCAAAATCTGTGTCAACGTTTGAGACTAGCGCGGGCGGAAGCTAAAGATTCAGGTTCGTCATTTTTCTGGAATCTGGAATGGCCGGCCAGGAGACATGCTCTCCATATTGATATGTTGGGCTTAGCCACGGTCTGATTAGTGGTGGGCTGGTCCGGCGTCGAATGACGGGCAGCATGTAGGCGCAGACATTGAGGGGATTGCGGTGAGAATTACTCATTCTCATGCAGAATTGGCAAAAAGCGGACAGAGGCACAGCCTAATATCTGGTCTATCGAGCCAGCGACTGATGCAAGGCTTGCAATGCAATGTCAGCCTACTGAAATCCCCGGACGTCACACGTGGTGTGCCGGGCGCTGATAGGTATCGTCTTTGGCCAGCCAAGCCCTCGCTCACAAGGAAGACCGGCATCGCAGCCCTCCACACTCGCCAGATGAAGCCTCTTCCGCGCCTGGCTTGGATGGTTCCCTCCTTCTCCACGCCGCTGCCAGAAATACCGTGAAAGTAGCCAGGCTTGACTATGATGCGCATTGCGGTTGCCCGATATTGTCAACTTCCTCCACCCTAGGCACCGCTACCGGCCCTCGACATGATCACATCCTCGCCCACGATATCGCAACCTCCCTCGCCGAGCACTACCTTTCACACGCCCAGCCATCGCCCATACCATGCCTCGAGACGCACGTCGACATCCTCGCCCCGCTTTGCCGTGACCACAGCAGCAGCACGACGATTTGACGCGCCGTCCAACTCTGCGCCGTCGCCTGTGCCCACGGTTGCGTCTTCGCCCCAGGGTCCGAAGAGGAGCTACGTCGACAGTGGCACCCAATTCGTGTCTTCGCCTCAGGGTCAGAAGAAAAGCTACGTCGACAGCGGCACCCAATACACCCCCGGCCTGTCCCCCACCAATCGACCCGTCAGCCACATCAACCTCACGACCAGCCACGGAGACGGTGACGGCAACGGCGACGGTGCCCAAACGAACGCCATCCCGGCTCCCTTGAGCGCTGCTGCCATTGCGTCTGAAGCGCGGGGGATTGCCTCCGCCGCGCCTGTCGTCACGGAGCCCCCAGAGCCTCAATTGCGGGTGACACCGCAGCCTGCTACGCCCGCGCAGAATGCACAATCCCAGAGTCGGCGCACGTCGCATGAGAGCACGCGCTCGGCGGTAGAATCGGCTGGAGTCACGAGAGAGGCAAGCACTGTCTTGCAGGTGCCTGCCTCGCCGGCGAAGAGAGCCCGGCCGGAAGAGCCGAGCGTCAAAGTTATGCCCCTCCAGTACGAGACGTGTGACGTTAAAGATCTCGGCATCCTCATATCTGATATGCTTATGGAGTTGGTACGGCTCAACGATGGGTATCCGCTGCGGGATGGAACACTCACTAGGTTCCATTCGAGGTGAGTGCAGCCCAAGAATGACTGAAAGAGCGCTTGCTGACCATGACGCCTTACAGAGCCCCACCAGGGATTTCTGTTCGCGACTACCTCTCTCGTCTCATAGTGCACGCTACACTGTCTCCACCAATTCTCCTCTCCATGGTCTTCTACGTCGACAAGCTGTGCGCCATGTACCCCGCTTTCACAATCAGCAGCCTCACCGTCCATCGCTTCCTGATAACGGCGGCTACGGTCGCGGCCAAAGGCTTGAGTGATAGTTTCTGGACCAATAGTCTGTATGCAAGAGTTGGAGGTGTCAGTGTCCGCGAGCTGGCGCTGTTGGAGCTTGAGTTCTTGAGGAGGTTGGAATGGCGGATAGTCCCCAAACCAGAAGTGCTTGTGGACTACTACAAAGGCTTGGTGGACCGCGGGCCAGGATACGTCatggagaaggagaaagagaAGGAGCAGGAAAGAGGCCCATCTGTCGACTCAGCCCAGGTCCTCTCGGCGACCGGAATCCACACAAATCAATCGGGCGTATAGATGGCAGGCGTACAGCGGCAGAGGGGTCATTGTTTCGCGTCTCATAACCGCTTTACGATGCCTATACAAATGCCACTAACAACTTGTTTTGTTGATACCACCATCACTGTGGATCGGGGACCGTATACTTGCAAGCCACGTTATATGTCTCCAATACGTAGCCACCCCGTGGTTGCGTCTGTATGGAAATCTGCAAAGAAGAACGACTGTTGTGCGGTGAGCTGGCCAACATGACTCGGCAAGCAAAGGATTTGACAGTGTCGGCCAACGGGGGCACTCAACGAGCTGCACAAGACAGGATTTTACACGATTGGGGGGGCTCGCGTCACCAAAGAGGGCAACGACAGGCATGCTTTGTATGCCAACACCACTGTTCGTCATTTCGGCGCTGCCAGCAGCCCCTGGCATCGTCCAGAGCGAGATTCGGCATTGACACGAAGATGCGGCAGGATGCTGCATCTGCAAGAGCGCGGGTCCCGCATGTACTGTACATGCGAGCAGAGTCGATGTCAGCGCGCAGGTGCATGCGCTGCAGGATGGAATTGAGTAGCAGTTCTATTGGTTAGATAGTAAGAATAGCGGAATAAAAGACGCCGTTAAACCGAAATGCTGCTGTCTTGTGTAGAGCACCTGGCGAGGGGATGGCACCTGAGTGATGAAGCCGCTAAGAGCATGCCGTGGGTAACGTGGACGAGTAAGAGTTGGCTTAGCAGGCATACCCTAGTCGATGCGTGCACTGCTTCCAGAATGAGGCTAACTACTCCACCTTCTATGGCCGTCTTTACGTGCTATCGAGCCATGTCCGCTGCGACGACGGAGGTATTCACTGAAGAAGTGAGGGCGTAGGGAGGGTCGTTGACGATATGCCATCCCTCTGTCAACGACATCGTTTGAGCGAccctgacccagcatttggAAGTGACTTGAAACCATCTCTCCTCTGTTCCCCCACCCCCGCTACCTTCTCCGCGCGTCTTCCCTGACGAAACCGCACTTGAGAGGTCTTGTGCCTGCGCTTACCTCGACGCCTTCGCGATTGAGACGTGATATCCACTATAGCCCGCGGTAGACGCGTCTTGCTTCCGGACGGCAGCAGGGCAGTACTATGAGGGTAAGTTGGTAGTTGTCAGGAGAGCACACGAATTGCTTATCCGCCATGTGTCTCGCTTGTTACAGTTTCACTTGTCCGTCTCGTCAGGAACACTCGGCGCGTGCTCGCCTTGCTTGTCGACAACCTCGCGACATGCTCCTGGGCCACCTCACAATCAACCCGCCACTAACTTGCAGCAGAGATCAAGGTAACCTCACCAACAAAGAGTGCTATGCGTAAGAGATGAACTCGGAATTCGCCCGCTGGGATGTTGGCAAGCACCAATACGACAGACAATGGGACGCGCGACTGCCTGAAGCACATGCACCGCCCTGCGCACTCCCGTATGCCTTTCCCGAGCCCTTTCCCCAGCTCTCGAATGGCTTTCAGCAACTGCAACTGGGCAAGGCCCCGCGAACACGAACCACGCCTGTCGTCTCGCGCACACGCATCTCGAGACATGGCTCGCAGCCGAACCCTCCTCCCACACGACCCTCGTCTAGTGGGGGCGAAGGCAACATGATCCCATACCACAACCCTACGCATACACGTCGATCCGAGTCCTACTCACACCCCTCCCCCCTCGACGACTTCCGCAAATCAAGACGATGGCCACCGAAAGGCTACAGATCCGAGGACGCATTGCAGCCGGCAGAGGCAGAGGACCTGATATGTGCTGGAGCCTCGTCATTCAAGGGATACTCGGATGCGATAGCGAATGCGCCCGCTGGGTACAATCGCTTCTATGCCGTCATGGATGCCGAACATCAGAGTCGAACAGACCGCGCGCCATTCCAGCAACAGGCATATCGCGACATCTCGCTCAACATGACAGGCTCATCCGAAAGCCAGTTTCCATGGTTGGCTCATGAATACCCTTGCATGGCTTACGCATTCGGAAAGAGTGCTGGGACCACTACACTCAATTActgggttggcaaatctGGCAGTAGCCATGCTCCAATGCAATATATTGGCGAGGAGAAGCCGCGCAAGATCAAGCTCCTACAGATATTGGACCGGTTACAGAAGCTAGAGAGTGGACTCAATGAAGATGTCAGTCTACAGCCATGTGCACGGTCTTTATGGTTCACATGTCCCTAACTTTTGCTCTGACAGGACCCCGAGGAGTTGTATCACTACTTGTACGGAACGCTCATTGAAGACCCCGAACGATATGACGAGGAACGCCGTCATATTGGGATTGAACAGCAGATTACAGATCTCATCACAGTACTAAGTGATCCGCAGTGGATAGACTTTTCGCTGCCCAAGAACCAAGTTGTCGCAAAGTTCTTTGACTCGGATGATCAGCGAAAGAAGCAAGACTTCTTCCACCAATTGCTGCTCTCTGTGGAACTATATCTCAGGATTCATTCCAAGAACCATACGGACAAGGCGAAACGTAAGCTGATAATGCATTTGCCTCCAAGGATCACTTGGGACCTAGCTGTTGCGCAGCGCTGGCTCGAAAATATGGAGATTACAAAGACACGGACCTCGTCCACTCAAAGCACCTTTAGTTTTGAATTGAAGAGCAAGAACAGGCAAATTGAAGCATTGAGGATATTCGCTGCGACGCTCAAGTGGCCTAACATGGACGAGATCGAGTACGTTCTAGAAGAATCAGACGATAAAGAGAAGGCGCTCGAGGACCGATCTGCGGACGCAATGTCCTGGTTTTCTGGTATCATCTTACCAGGCCGGACTCTCCCATGGCTCATTATGAACAGTCTGATCGACTGTGATCGGGATACTGGTGTTGCACTCAAGTATTTAACGCACATGCACCAAGCATCTGGATTTCAGTACCGAGCAAATACTTACTGGTCTTCGCAATGTATTGTTGGAAAAGTACTGGGAGCTGCACGTGGCGTGAAGCAGATCGCGGGATGGATAGGGCCTTGCATCTATACTCCGGACCTCAAGCGGACTGAGTCTGTAAAAGTCAGGCAACAAGAGTCCCCAGACCCTATCTTGGTAGAAAAAGATGTCGTCACTATGGACGTGCGTACCAATCCTCTAGGCCCGATAGAAGAGGACGCCGATTACCCTGTTGATGACTACGAAGTACCCATGCCGGATACCGAGGACGTCACAGATCTGATTCGGATGGAGAAACTTCGCTTCGTACCCGTCAAGAATCAATCAGAAGGCACTAGACATGCCACTGGCCCTCCAGTGGTCTTTGATGCGGCTATCTCATTTGCATGTGGCGGGGAGAGCTGGCCGATGAAGCTGCGATACGATGTCAACTTCATCAATGCTTTCCCGTGCCATCAAGGTCCCCATGGTACGTTTTTTACATGCAGTAATTGACTAAACAAGTTCTAATCTTTCTAGTGCTCTTCTATGACTACGCCTACAAAGCCATCAAGATTGATGATGGTCTCGTAGACATCAAGGACTGGGGTTACCAATCGGGCCGCACACCACGCCCAACTTCGTCCAAATCTTCGCCGGGCAAAAAAGCCTTAGCATTACGTGATGAGCTGCAAAAGCACACTGCTCACGAACAGGTCACGAATGTACTTGCCATCGAGGCCCTCGGTGTCAGCGATAACGAGGTCTTCGCGAGAGCTTGGTGCGCACATCATGGCCACAGCGCCATTGTAGCGAACATCAAGGAGACTTGCATGGCCTGTGCAATACGGGAAGCGTATGCGGCATGTGTCTCGGTTGTCATTCTTACTGAGGGGGGTATCGTAAAGGAAAACGATACTGAGGTTTACGGGTATAGATGAAGACTACACCAGGTTAAACTTGGCCCATGCACTGATCTCTTGGGCGGCATGCATTTGCATGGTATGCGTCTTTGCTCCGGCATTGTTCCGTTCCACGGACAGATGACTTTCCTTTGTTTTTTTTTGTTCCTGGACTGGCATAGGGATGAGGTTGGTGGGTTGGGAGACAGGCATAATTACGACTGTAACGGTACTTGGGTGATTGGGGAACTGGCTATGTAGTCATGTGTCACGAATATATGTCCTAGCATGTGTACAACATTTCATGATGTCTTCGAGATTCGCGATAACTAGATGTGTACACCTAACAATGATGTGAGGTGGCCCATGAAGTTCTACAAGTGGGAGTAGTAGATATTTATAGGCGTGTCTAGTGCTTACAGTGTTCTttgtacactagtatgtcacCCGGGTGGTAGCCAGTGGTGATGGGCTCGTCACGTGGTGATAACGTTATCGCGGCTGCTCTGACGTTGCGCCGACAGGCGCGGCTATCTCCATGTCAAACTTCGCGACCATAGCCACGTACATGCTGCAAGACTATGCAACCAAGTCGGTATTACCTACAGACCCAACATCTCACCTGAGAGACACTTGAAGTTTGCCACCTGAATGCAGTGCAGGAAGTGACTGATACGCCATCGCGCCTTCCCCCCCGCAATTCCCGGCCTTGAAGCTGCTGTTACCTTCCATTGCGCCTACCGTCATTGACAAAGGCTTGTGCACCCAAAACTGAACCTCTTCGCCTGCACGACGACCATTAATCTGCGTCAGTCGGTTGTAGCACCGACCCATCACCAATCACCCGCTCGCTTTCCGTCTGCGCCATGGGCCGGTCAACGATCCCCCCGGCGCTCAATGAGCTCTCGAATCCCAGCACACCCGAAGCACAGGTTGCCGCGCTACAGAGCCTTAAGAACGAGATAGTCGGACATGAGCAGAGGAAGGAGCTGGCAGTGACACATGGTGTTGTGAAACCGCTCGCAGGATTGCTACGAGCGGAAGCGAGGAAAGGCGGCAAGAGAAGAAGGAACAATGCCACAAACGGACACGGCTCGAGTCTCTTCAGTGAGACTAGGAGGGGCATGGAGGAATGGACCACCGAGGACGAGCTGAGGTTCCAGGCCACACTCGTCGTTGGCAGTCTTGCGAATGGTGAGCGCGCAACGTCCAAGACTTCTGCGTGGAAACGTGTTAGCTAATGCATGAGACATATAGGCGGTCCGGCATTCGTTGCACCATTGCTGGCCGGCGACGTACTATCCCCATTACTAGAAGCGCTGCGACCGAGCGAAACGCCCTCGAAGCTCGTCACCACAGCCCTCAAGACGCTCAATCAGATTGTCGACGCCGCTGTCCAGGAGAAGCCTTGGCTCGACATGTCAGACTCCTCTTCAAGATCTTCCCTCGCCTTTGCTTTCAACGAGTCGATATACACCCGGTCGGTCATTGAG
This sequence is a window from Pyrenophora tritici-repentis strain M4 chromosome 4, whole genome shotgun sequence. Protein-coding genes within it:
- a CDS encoding cyclin-dependent protein kinase regulator Pho80 — protein: MITSSPTISQPPSPSTTFHTPSHRPYHASRRTSTSSPRFAVTTAAARRFDAPSNSAPSPVPTVASSPQGPKRSYVDSGTQFVSSPQGQKKSYVDSGTQYTPGLSPTNRPPATPAQNAQSQSRRTSHESTRSAVESAGVTREASTVLQVPASPAKRARPEEPSVKVMPLQYETCDVKDLGILISDMLMELVRLNDGYPLRDGTLTRFHSRAPPGISVRDYLSRLIVHATLSPPILLSMVFYVDKLCAMYPAFTISSLTVHRFLITAATVAAKGLSDSFWTNSLYARVGGVSVRELALLELEFLRRLEWRIVPKPEVLVDYYKGLVLSATGIHTNQSGV
- a CDS encoding WWbp domain containing protein is translated as MRRSWNARLATIVVASQLFIPTTVAQGIATSLAAGGSSVLPTTITAAPSGSASTPKPSSEPKVHTITAGAGGFKFTPQEISNVSVGDIVTWEFFPPDHSVARAEFGAACMPYEDTGRDKVGFWSGTQWVNNTNELTYFNVTINSTEPIFFYCAAPKSCTDQHMVGVINPNSTQTLASQVHAAAQADFQIEPGQPIPPEASSILSNPLTPTSTSAPDNGSSGGGGHALSTGAIVGIAVGGAAFLILCAALFFFVGRSKTLKETIRRQDATNNPHDPHMSQQYGSNYGDGGLASPGFQQAGSGYATPPPGQYADHRFGSPPPPQYGQHSVGEQYPSGWTSPGPHHGHLSTMSSMSGMSQQQLDQIKHAQMNTQPVVAELNSPPMGQQGFSAELEAPNRDKTGR